A single genomic interval of Planctomycetaceae bacterium harbors:
- a CDS encoding oligosaccharide flippase family protein, which translates to MSKSRLYMRNAAANWLGYAANIVVMLLLSRLVVHSLGKTGYGVWSLLMTLTGYLGLAELGVRVSTGRYVNYYIGRGEQDKVDKVVSTSMVFCTLISLVVFAAALIIGTFFHELFPKTPASLADEAFAVLMMTALNVWLGFMGTLFGQLLRARNRFDLRSLAMVITLLVRAVGTWIVLKRGGGLVELAEVLVLSSGVSFLLFVAFTRWKGAPARIALSLFDWQTLKETFRYGIWAFMQNISSRIISCTDVVVIGLLLKIEDIAVYSIALSLIEYSTALVQQLFSVLVPDVEQAAGRDDKTALAGYMLNGTRVTLMLAVPLLVGLMTMGDDFIRIWLGPGFERSGGVLIILAVTSLAGMLSWSPGMCLNAMGYVKINAAISGSEAVLNLVLSLAFVTLFKWDIYGVAAGTMVPAIGFSCILVTRLCYRKLGVPFGSVLTELVFPMLVTAAVFAAICLGWQALLPVTSWGTFLLSLAVLATLYAPLGLYAFLPAELRKALWTRIMARLGFAADVQVGDVLPAQTEERE; encoded by the coding sequence ATGAGTAAGTCTCGTCTCTACATGCGCAACGCCGCCGCGAATTGGCTGGGCTATGCCGCCAACATCGTCGTGATGCTCTTGCTTTCGCGACTGGTAGTACACAGCCTGGGCAAGACCGGCTACGGCGTCTGGTCGCTGCTGATGACGCTGACGGGGTACCTGGGCCTGGCCGAATTGGGCGTGCGCGTCAGCACCGGGCGTTACGTCAACTATTACATCGGGCGCGGCGAGCAGGATAAGGTCGACAAAGTCGTCAGCACGTCGATGGTGTTCTGCACCCTCATCAGCCTGGTGGTGTTCGCGGCGGCGTTGATCATCGGGACGTTCTTTCACGAGTTGTTCCCCAAGACTCCAGCCAGCCTGGCCGACGAGGCCTTTGCCGTGCTGATGATGACGGCATTGAACGTCTGGCTGGGGTTCATGGGCACGCTGTTCGGGCAGCTCTTGCGGGCCCGCAACCGGTTCGATCTGCGAAGCCTGGCGATGGTGATCACCCTGCTGGTGCGCGCGGTGGGCACGTGGATCGTCCTCAAGCGAGGCGGGGGGCTGGTCGAACTGGCCGAGGTGCTGGTTCTCAGCAGCGGCGTCAGCTTCCTGCTGTTCGTCGCCTTTACGCGCTGGAAGGGAGCCCCCGCCCGCATCGCGCTGTCGCTGTTCGACTGGCAGACGCTCAAGGAGACGTTCCGCTACGGCATCTGGGCCTTCATGCAGAACATCAGCTCGCGGATCATCAGTTGCACCGACGTGGTGGTCATCGGCCTGCTGCTCAAGATCGAGGACATCGCCGTCTACAGCATCGCCCTGTCGCTGATCGAGTACAGCACCGCCCTGGTGCAGCAGTTGTTCTCGGTGCTGGTGCCCGACGTGGAACAGGCCGCCGGACGCGACGACAAAACCGCCCTGGCCGGCTACATGCTTAACGGCACGCGCGTGACGTTGATGCTGGCCGTGCCGCTGCTGGTGGGTCTGATGACCATGGGCGACGACTTCATCCGCATCTGGCTGGGACCGGGCTTTGAACGCAGCGGCGGGGTGCTGATCATCCTGGCCGTCACGTCCCTGGCCGGCATGCTGTCCTGGTCGCCGGGAATGTGCCTCAACGCCATGGGCTACGTGAAGATTAACGCCGCCATCTCCGGCAGCGAGGCGGTGCTGAACCTGGTCCTGAGCCTGGCGTTTGTGACGCTGTTCAAGTGGGACATCTACGGCGTGGCGGCAGGGACCATGGTGCCGGCTATCGGCTTCAGTTGCATCCTGGTCACGCGGCTGTGCTACCGGAAACTGGGCGTGCCGTTCGGTAGCGTGCTGACGGAACTGGTCTTTCCGATGCTGGTCACCGCGGCAGTGTTCGCGGCCATCTGCCTGGGGTGGCAGGCCCTGCTGCCGGTCACATCCTGGGGAACGTTCCTGTTGTCATTGGCCGTGCTGGCGACGCTGTATGCGCCGCTGGGCCTGTACGCTTTCCTGCCGGCGGAACTGCGAAAGGCGCTCTGGACAAGGATCATGGCCAGGCTGGGATTCGCCGCGGATGTCCAGGTGGGGGATGTTCTGCCGGCGCAAACGGAGGAGCGGGAATGA